The nucleotide sequence CTGGATCGAGACCGAGCTGCTGACCGGCCGGGCCGGCGGCGCACCCAGCGACGAGCCCGGCGACGAGCCCGGCGACATTCCCAGTGAGGGGAGCGCACCATGACCGAGACCCTGTACCTGCCCACCGCCCGGTACACGTGGGGCGGTGACGAGTTCCTGTTCGTGGAGTTCGACGAGGCCATGAACCTCACCGCCAACTACCTGGCCACCACCGTGGCGCACGGCCTCTCCGCCCTGGACCTGCCCGGCGTGGTGGACGTCTGCCCCGCCAACGCGTCCCTGCTGGTGCGCTTCGACCCGGACGTGATCCGGGCCGAGGACCTCAAGCGCCGCACCCAGGAGCTCGAGGGGCAGGCCCGCGAGTCCACGCAGTACACCGCCGAGACCCGGATCATCGAGGTCCCGGTCTGGTACCAGGACCCCTACACCGCCGAGGTCGTGGCCCGCTTCCGCGAGGGCTACCACCAGGACCCCTCCGGCACCGACCTCGACTACGCCGCGAAGGTCAACGGCCTCGCGGACGCCGCCGAGTTCATCCGCCGCCACCACGAGTCCCCGTGGCTGGTGTCCATGGTGGGCTTCGTGGCCGGGCTGCCGTTCATGTACCAGCTCGTGCCGAGGGACCGGCAGCTCGAGGTGCCCAAGTACCTCAGCCCCCGCACCGACACTCCCCCGCTGACCGTGGGCCACGGCGGGTGCTTCGCGTGCATCTACTCGGTGCGCGGCGCCGGCGGCTACCAGATGTTCGGCATCGCCGCCGCCCCCATCTACGACCCCGAGCAGCACCTGCGCGACTTCCGGGACTTCCTCATCCTGTTCCGGCCCGGGGACCTCGTGAAGTTCCGGCCGGTCGACGAGGCCGAGTACCGCTCCATCCAGCAGCAGGTCGAGGACGGCACCTGGCGGTACCGGCAGGCGCCCGTGACCCTCGACGTCGAAGCCGCGCTCGCCGATCCCGACAGCTACAACCGCACCCTTCTGGAGGCCCTCGATGGCGCTGACGATTGAGCAGCCCGGACTGCTGACCACCGTCCAGGACCAGGGACGGATCGGGTACTACCACGTGGGCATCCCGCAGGGCGGGGCCATGGACCAGGAGTCCGCGCAGGCGGCGAACAAGCTGGTCGGCAACACCGCGGTCGAGGCCGTGCTCGAGTGCACCTACACGGGCCCCGCCTTCACCGTGGACGCCCCGACGACGATCGCCGTGACCGGCGCGGACCTCCCCGTGCTGGTCAACGGCGAGGAGCGCCCGTCGTGGCGGCGGATCGAGCTGGCGGCGGGGGACGCCGTGAAGTTCGGCGTGCTCCGCGGCGGCGCCCGGTTCTACCTGGCCGTCCGCGGCGGCATCGCCGTGCCGGAGGTGCTCGGCTCGCGCTCCACCTACGCGATCGGGCGGCTGGGCGGACTGGACGGCCGGAAGCTGGAGGCCGGGGACGTGGTGCCGGTGGGCGAGCCCACCGGCCTGCTGCCCGAGGTCGAGGAGATCCCGGAGCGGCTCCGCCCGGGCTTCGGGAGGTCGCTGGAGCTGCGGATCATGTGGGGCCTCTACGACCACCTGCTCACCGACGAGGGCCGGCGCCGGCTGGTCGAGGAGGAGTGGAAGCTCACCCCCGTGGCGGACCGGATGGGCCTGCGCTTCGAGGGCCCCGGCGTGGAGTGGATCCAGCGCCGGCAGCCGTTCGGGGCGGGCTCGGACCCCTCCAACATCGTGGACGCCGGCTACGCCGTGGGCTCCATCCAGGTCCCCGGCGGCACCCAGCCGATCGTGCTGCACCGGGACGCGGTCTCGGGCGGGGGCTACGCCATGGTGGGCACCGTGATCTCCGCGGACATGGACCTGCTGGCCCGCGCCGCCCCGGGCACGGCCACCCGGTTCCGCGCGGTGTCCATGGAGGAGGCCCTGCAGGCGCGGCACGAGCGGGCCGAGCGGCTGGAGGAGATCTGGGCGCTGTGAGCGGCCGGGGCTCGCGGCCCGCGGCGGGTGGTGCCGCACCGGCACCGCCCGCCGCGGTGCGTCCGCTCAGGAGAGCTCCAGCTCCCAGTCCTTGACGTCGGCCAGGGGCGCGAGCAGGCTGCCGTCGAGCTCGGCGAGCGGCCGGCCGCTGCGCACCCGCTGCGGCCAGTCCCGGTTGGCCAGCGCCGCCTTGCCCAGGGCGACCACGTCGGCCGTGCCGTCCGCCAGCATGGACACGGCCGTCTCCGGGTCGTCCAGGTGCCCGTTGGCGATCACCGGCAGACCCGAGTGCTGCTTGGCCAGCGCCGCGAGCGAGGGCCCCTCGTCGCCGAACGCCGGGGCGGTCGCCCGGTACTCGGTGGTGTGGACGAAGTCGATCCCGGTGGCGGCCAGGGTCGAGAAGATCACCTCGGCCTCGTCGGGCCCGCCGCTCCACCGGTGGTCGTGGTCGCTGACCTTGGCCTGGGAGATGCGGATCCCCACCGCCAGGTCCGGCCCCACGGCGTCGCGCACGGCCCGGCAGACCTCGGCGGCGAACCGCACCCGGTTCTCCGGCGATCCTCCGTACTCGTCGGTCCGGAGGTTGAGGTAGTCGGTGAGGAACTGGTCGAGCAGGTACCCGTTGGCGCCGTGGATCTCGACGCCGTCGAACTCGGCGTCACGGGCGCGCAGCGCGGCGTCCACGAACGCCTGCCGGACCTCCGCCATCTGCTCCGCCGTGATCTCCGCGGGCACGGGGTACGGGCCCTCACCGCGGTAGAAGCCCAGCTGCTCGCCCTTGGGGGCCACCGCGGAGGGTCCGATCGTGGAGTCGACGAACCGGTTGCCCTGGGCCTGGGACCCCGCGTGCATGAGCTGGGCGAAGATCTTCGCGCCGGCGGCGTGGACGGCGCCGACCACCTCGGCCCACGCCCGGGCCTGGTCGTCGGTGGCGATCCCGGGCTGGTACAGGTAGCCCTGCCCGTGGGCGGCGTCGGGGTAGATCCCCTCGGTGATCAGCAGCCCGAAGCCGCCGCGGGCGAAGGCCTCGTAGTAGGAGACCATGCGCTCGGTGGCGTGGCCCTCCTCCGTGGCGCTGATCCGGGTCATCGGCGCCAGCGCCACGCGGTTCTCCAGTGCGGCGGGACCGATCTGCAGGGGGGACCAGAGGGGGTCGAGTTCCGGCATGTGCGTCTCCTTCGACAGTCGTTCAGGGGTGGTTCGGTCGGCGGGTGCCTCTGACAGCCTCACACGGTGTCGGCGCTGAGGAGAAGCGCCCGCACGAGCCGCCCCGCGTCCAGGGGCGGGGCGCTGTGGGTCCCGGCGGCGAGGATCCGCTCGAACTCCGCGCCGCCGTCGTCCGGCAGCAGGCGCCGGTCGACCAGGTGCTGGTCGACCAGGGCGTCCGCCAGCGTCTCGACGTCGGGGAAGACCTGCTGGGCGCCCGTGCGGGAGCCCAGCACCCACCGGTCGCCGAGCACGGTGATCCTCGCGCGGCGCCCCACGCTGCGCCGCAGCTCCGCGAGGACGGCCTGCTTCATCCCGTTGAGGTTGATGTAGGCGGTCACCTTCGAGACCGCACGCCCTCCGGGGCATCCTGCGCACATGGTGGCATCTCCTCCCGGGCCGGCTACGGCATCACGTCGCCGCTGTTGGGGCCCAGCGTCTGGCCGGTGTAGAGGTCGCCGCCGGGCGAGGAGGCCAGCAGCAGCGCGGTGGGCGCCACCTCGTGGGCCTGGCCGAAGCGGCCGATGGGCAGCTCGGCTTGCTTGGCGGCCTTCCACTCCTCGGACAGTCCCTCGATCAGCGGTGTCACGACCGGACCGGGCGCGATCGAGTTGACGAGGATGCGGTGCTCGGCGAGCTCCAGCGCCATGGCCTTCGTCATGCCGATCACCCCGGCCTTGGCCGCCACGTAGTGCGTCAGGCCGGTGCCGCCCTTGATGCCCAGCTGGGAGGCGATGTTGATGATCCGCCCGCCGCCGCGCTCCACCATGTGCGGCGCGGCCCAGCGCGCGGCCAGGAAGACGCCCTTGAGGTCCACGGCCAGGACCTTGTCGAACGTCGCCTCGGTCATCTCCAGCAGCGGCGTCTCGTCGAGGATGCCGGCGGCGCTGACGAGGACGTCGATCCCGCCGAGCTCCTCGACGACCCGTGCCATCGCCTGCTGCACCGCCTCGCCGTCGGTGACGTCCACGGCGATCGCCGTGGTGCGCCCGCCGAAGCTGCCGCTCTCCTCCGCGACGGCCGCCGCGTGCTGCTCGTCGCGGTCCAGCACGGCCACGTCCGCGCCCTCCCGGGCGAAGAGCAGGGCGATCGCCGCGCCGATGCCGCTGCCGCCGCCGGTGACGACGGCGACCTTTCCGGTCAGTTGCTGTTCCATGTCTGCCTTTCCTGGTGGGCTCAGCTCGGCCAGCGGACGGTGAGCCCGCCGTCGACGATCAGCTGCTGGCCCGTGACGTAGGCCGAGTCGTCGCCGGTGAGGAAGCGGATGGTGCGCGCGGCCTCGTCGACGTTGCCCACGCGGCCCCACGGGATGATCGAGCCCGCGGCGTCGAGGCCCTCGCGGCCCAGCGAGTTCACCGGGTCCAGGGACTGGGGGCTCTCGATCAGCCCCGGGATGACGGCGTTGACCCGGATCTTCCGGGGGGCGAGCTCCACGGCCAGCGAGCGGCACAGGCCGATGAGCCCGGACTTCGCCGCCGCGTAGTGGCTGTGCTCCTCCCACCCGTAGACGCCGCCGGCGATCGACGACGTCGCCACCATCGCCCCGCCGCGGGTCATCCGCGTGCTGCAGGAGCGGAAGACGCGCATCACCCCGGAGAGGTCGACGGCCATCATGTCGTCCCACGCCTGGTCGGTCATGTCCGCGAGCGCGGCACGGCGCAGGATGCCGGCCGCGGCCACCGAGATGTCCAGCCGGCCGAACTCGTCGAGCGCGGCCTGGGCGAGCTCCTCGGTGTCCTCGAAGCTGCGCACGTCCATGGGGACGGCCGTGCAGCGCCCGCCCGCGGCCTCCACGGCGCGGACGGTATCCGTCGCGTCGTGGGGGTCCGAGGGAAGGTAGCCGATGACGCTGTGCGCCCCGGCCCGGGCGTAGGCGACCGCCAGCGCCCGGCCGATCCCGCTGCCGCCGCCGGAGATGACGGCGACCTTTCCCTCGAGTCCGTCGTCGCGGATCATGCGATCACCGTGGTCTTCAGGTGGGCGTCCTTCAGGGTGCGGGTCCCGGCCATGCACAGCGCCGAGAGGATCAGCCCGCCGGAGCCGGTGATGATCGCCGCCGTGGCCGTGTCCACCCCTGCGGTCAGCAGGATGGTGAGCAGCCCGGAGCCGGCGATGCCGCCGAGCGGCGCCATCACGTGGGCCACGTTCGCCCCCATGCCGCGCACCTGTGGCGGGAAGGACTCGCCCATGTAGAACAGCAGCGCCGCGTACGGGCCGGTGAGGAAGAACAGCGTCATGGCGTACAGCGGGATGATGTAGCCGGAGGTGCCCGGGCCCAGCAGCATCGCCAGGCTGACGATGCCGCCGGCGATCCAGCCGAGGACCACGGTCGGCTTGCGGCCGATCTTGTCGCCCAGCCAGCCGTGGAAGACGTAGCCCACGAAGCCCACCGCGTTGGAGAGCACCAGGATGATGAGGGCGTTGTCGAAGGAGACGCCCTTGGCCTCGACCAGGATGGTGGTGCCCAGGACGGAGAACACCTGGATGCCGAACCAGTTGAAGAACCACGCCAGGGACAGGCAGGTCGTGTGCCGACGCAGCTCCGGGGTGAAGACGTCCTTCACGCCGGTGGCGTGGTGGGCCGCCTCCTCGAGGTCGTGCTCGTCGGCCAGCGCGTGGGCACCGGCGGTGTCGCCGGCGGCCCGGCGCCGCCGGACCTCCTTCATCGCGGCGAAGGTCGGGGACTCCGGCAGGCGCAGGGCCAGGCCGACGACGATCAGGGACAGCACCGCGGCGACGACGAAGCTCCAGCGCCAGCCGATGAGCGGGAGCGTCAGGGCCGACAGTCCCGCGGAGACCAGCGCGCCGACCGGCCAGCCGCCCTGGACGAGCGAGTACATGAGGCCGCGGCTCTTGGCCTCCTTGTAGATCTCGTTGAGGTAGACCGCGTTGACGACCTCCTCGGACATGGAGAAGCCGGAGAAGGAGCGGATGATGACCAGGCTCGCGGCGCCGATGGCGGCGCCGGTGAGACCGGACGCCACGGCGCCGCCGAGCATGAGCACGATGAGCGCCTTCTTGCGGCCCATCTTGTCGATGATCGTGCCCACGGCCAGGGCCACGAGGAACACGCCGATCGTGGCGTAGGTGTTGATCGCGGTGGACTCGGCCACCGACCAGCCGAAGTCCTCGGCGATCACGGGGAGCAGCGTGCCGAAGAGGGTGAAGTCGTAGACGGAGGCCACCCAGGCGATGAAGCAGACGATCGAGACCTGCTTGACCACCTTCGGGGTGATGGGCACGTTCCAGGGCTCGACGCCGGAGGGCGTCGGGTTCGAGCGCAGAGCGGACATGGCGATGTTCCTTCGTGCCGGTGGGATCAGGCGGAGGTGCGGGGACTGCGGGCGGCGAAGTCGCGGGCGACGTCCTCCATGAACGCGAACTCCACGCCGTCGTGACCCTGGATGTGGTCGAAGAGGCGCTCGAGCATCAGCAGGTTCTGCGGGCGGCCGCAGACGTCGGGGTGGATCGTGAGGGGGAAGACGGCGTAGTCCATCTCGCGGTAGACCCAGTCGAACTGGTCCTTCCACAGCTGCTCGATGTCCCGCGGGGACACGAAGCCGTGGCTGTTCGGGCTGGACTTGATGAACATCATCGGCGGGAGGTCGTCCAGGTACCACGAGGCGGGGATCTCGATGAGGTCGGTCTCCTCGCCGCGCACCAGGGGCTTCATCCACTCCTTGGCCGAGGCCGCCTCGTAGTCGATCTTGGTCCAGGTGTCCCCGACGCGCACGTAGTACGGGGTGTGGTCGTCGTGCATGAGCGAGTGGTCGTAGAGGAAGCCGCGATCGAGCAGGATCTCGTTGGTCACCCCGGAGAACTCCCACCAGGGCGCCACGTAGCCGACGGGCTTCTTCCCGGAGCGCCGCTCGATGAGGTCGGTGCAGTAGTCGAGGATCTCGGTCTCCTGCTCGCGGGTCATCGCGATGGGGTTCTCGTGGCTGTAGCCGTGGACGCCGATCTCGTGACCGGCGGCGACGACCGCGTCGAACTCCTTCGGGAACGTCTCCACGGAGTGGCCGGGCCAGAACCAGGTCACGGGCATCTCGCGGCGCTGGGCGAGCTGGAGCAGCCGCGGCACGCCGACCTCGCCGGCGAAGAGGCCGCGGGAGATGTCGCCCGGGGAGTCCTCGCCGCCGTAGGAGCCGAGCCAGCCGCCGACGGCGTCGACGTCGATGCCGACGGACACGTAGATCTTCTTGGACATGATGTCTCCTCTGGTGGTGGGTGGTGTTCTAGAGGTGGGCGGTGAAGGCCCCGGGGAACTCGGCGGCCGAGGTCCCCAGGGAGAGCAGGAGGGCGGCGAGGATGCGCGCCTGGAGCGGGTTGAGGTCCCCGGAGGGGACGGCGCCGGCCGCCACGAGGTCGGTGCCCCCGCCGTTGCCGTAGAGCGGGACGACGGGTCCCCACGGGGCACGGGTGCTGAGCACCACGGCGCAGCCGGCCCCGGCCGCACGGGCCACCGACTCCGCGAAGCCGGGGCCCGCGTTGCCGACGCCCGATCCGGCGAGGACCACGGCCTGCGCGCCGGAGCGCACGGCGAAGTCGAAGAGGTCCGGGGTGGCGCCGGTGTGGGCCGTGATGATCTCGACCCTGGTGCTGTCGAAGGCCGCCGGCGGCAGCGGCAGCGGATCCCGGCGGACCGGCCTGGCCGTGACGACGAGCCCGGACCCGGCCATGTGCGCCACCTCGGCGCCACCCTGGAAGGGGCTGCTCGCGGTGGTGTGCGCCTTCCGGGCGCCGCGGGCGGAGCGGACCGTCCCGTCGAAGGAGATCAGCACGCCGCTGCCCCGCAGCTCGGGCGAGGCGGCGGCCAGCACCGCCTCCTCGACGTTGCGGGGGCCGTCCGGGGCCGGGCTGTCGGCCGGCTGCTGGGCGCCGGTGAGCACCACGCTCTTCGGGGAGCCGTGCACCAGGTCCAGCAGGAACGCCGTCTCCTCCAGGGTGTCGGTCCCGTGGGTGACCACCACGCCGTCGTTGGCCGGATCGGCCAGCGCGTCCCGGGCCGCCTCGGCGATCGCCCGCAGCTCCCCCAGGGTGAGCCGGTAGCTGCCCGTGGTGAGGACGTCCCGGGCGGAGACGGTGAGCTCGCCGTACCGGTTGCGGGACAGGTCGGCCGCCGTGTCCGTGGCCACGGAGCCCGTGGACCCGCCGCCCCGGGACGCGATGGTGCCCCCCGTGCCGAGCAGCTGGATGTGTGTCACGTGCCGCCTCCCTTCCGTGGGGTCGTCCCGCTCCGCGGGAGCGTCAACGGTCTATGCAAACGAATGCCGCAATCGATTGCGTACGATGTTGGGATCGACCATAGAGCGCCTCTAGAGTGATGCGCAACACATTCACGAGAATTTAACGTCCGTTACTGTGTGGAAACAGCCGCGAGGAGGTGGACATGGGCGCACGACCGGCGGTCACGCTGAAGGCCCTGGCGGCCGAGCTGGGCCTCAATCCCTCCACGGTCTCCCGGGTGCTCAACGACCCCAAGGGCCTCGGCTCCAAGTGGGCCTCGCCGGACACCACGGAGCGGATCTTCGCGCTCGCGGAGGAGCGCGGCTACCGCAAGAACCCCTACGCCGCGTCGCTGCGCACGGCCAAGTCGCACATGATCGGGGTCGTCGTGCCCCGCCTGCAGGACTACGTCCTGGCCACGATGTACGAGGGCATCGACGAGGCCGCCTCCGAGCACGGCTACTTCACCGTGGTCTCCAACTCCCTGGACGACGCCGCCGCCCACCGCGCCAAGGCGGAGAAGCTGCTGGACCGCCGTGCCGACGGCCTGATCTTCGGCGACGCCCTGTTCGAGGACCCCTTCCTGGACGAGCTCGCCGAGCGCGGCGTGGCCTTCACGCTGGTGAGCCGGCGGTCCCCGGGGCACCGGTCCGTGACCTGCGACGACTACGCCGGGGGACGGATGGTCGCGGAGCACCTCGTCGCGTCCGGCCGGAGGACCTTCGGGCTCATCGCGGGCAATCCGCGGGCCTCGACCTCGATCGACCGCTGCGCCGGCTTCCTGGACGCGCTCGCCGGGCACGGCCTCGGGGTGGACCCGGCACGGGTGGTCCCCGGCGGCTTCGACGCCCCGGCCGGCAGCGCGGCCGCCGCCCGGATCCTGGCCGTCGGGCCGCTGCCCGAGGCGGTGTTCGCGGTCAACGACTTCGCGGCGATCGGTGCGCTCGGCGTGTTCGCCCGGGAGGGGGTCACGGTCCCGGAGGACATGGCCCTCGTCGGGTTCAACGACACGCCGCTGGCTGGCAGCGTGGGGCTCACCACCGTGCGCTCCCCCATGCACAGCATCGGCCGGCAGGGCTTCGAGATGCTGATGGACGTTCTCGACGGCCGGGACGTGGAGAGCGTCCGGCTCCCCCCGGAGCTCGTCGTGCGCACGAGCGCTTGAGCACCGGTCGCTCCCACCGCAGGACCGGAGGACCAGCAGGCCGTCAGGTGCGGGGTTGGGCTCCGGGGCAAGTCGGCGCAACTGTGGACAGAATGCGAATCGATCAGGTAGTAGGCCGGTGTTAGTGTTGATGCATCACGCAGGTGATCAGCCGGGGGGCTGAGCCGCCGCGTGAGGATCGCGTCGGGACGACCGGCCGCAAGGCCGCCGGCACGACGACGATCATGATGCCGCCGTCCTGGTGGCAGCGGGCCTCGGACCATCTGGTCAGTCGTCGGGGGGCGACTCCCCTGCCACCGGGACGCGCAGGCCCCTTTCCGCCCGCAGCAGCCGCCCCGCGGTGCGAACCCGGAGCCCGCTGGTCAGGCAGCCCGCCGGTCAGGCGAAGGCGAAGACCAGCGGGAAGACCACCACCACGACCGCGGCCCACACGCCGTAGACCGGCAGGTAGCGCGTCTGCCAGCGCTCGAGCTCCACGAACGGCCGGCGTCCCCGCAGGCACCCGGCGCTCAGCCACGCGGCCCGCACCAGGTGCACCAGCAGCAGCAGGTTCAGCCCGAGCGCGGCGATCTTGTTGGGGCTCGAGCCGAACTCGGCGATCCGGGTCAGCATGGCGGTCAGCATCACCGCGTCCACCGCCAGCGCCGCGACGACGAGCACCAGCTGCAGGCCGTCGAAGAGGCCGGGAGGCTCGAGCGGGTCCCGGGCGGAGATCGAGTAGAGCAGCAGCGCCAGGACCAGCACGAGGATCGCGTCCATCAGGATCAGCAGCCCGCGGTCGACGTCGACGAGCCCGCCGGCCGCCGTGAGCACCACCAGGAGGGACAGCAGCATCAGGATCGTCAGGGGCGTGAACACCCGGGTGAGGACCGGGGCGATGTTCTCCACGACGTTCTGCTTGGCCTCGACCAGCCACGCGGCCACCACGAGGGCGCCGGGCACGGCGAACGGCAGGATCCAGTCCTCCAGCACCGGCTCCAGGTCGATCCCGAGGACCTGCAGGGCCCCGAACGTGAGCCCGACCAGTACCGCCCCGCCCAGGGCCAGGAGCGTGTAGTAGATCACGAGCTCGCCGGTGAAGCGGACGAAGTCCATCCGCCGGCTGTCGGAGCGCCACCTCCCGCCCGTGTAGGCGATCCCGGCCAACAGCCACAGGACCACCGGGGCGTGCAGGGCGGCGAGCAGCTCGGTGGACCCGCCGGGGACGAACGGATAGACGTTGAGCACCACCGCCAGCAGCGCGAACGGGACGAGCAGCGCCGCCACCACGCGCGCGGTGAGCCGGCGCTTCCACGCGAAGTAGCCGGCGAGGAAGGGGAGGACGAGCAGGCCGAGGTTGCGCGCCAGCACCGCCTCGTCGCCGAGCCAGGCGGTGCCGGCCTTGACCGCCAGCCCGGCCCCGACCGCGAGCGCCAGGACGATGCCCAGCTCCCGCCACGGCGGCGCGCCGGCGTCCTCGGCGTCCTCCGGGAGGAGCACGAGCTGCTTCCACAGCCGCTCGGAGTGCTCGCGGGCGAACTCGTGCGAGACGGCGTCGAGATTGCCCATGCGCTTGATCGCGACGAGGAAGGCCTCGTCGTCGTCGAGCCCGGTGGCCCGCAGGTCGGCGACCTGTTCGCGCAGGTGGTCCTCGAGCTCGTCCACGTCGGCCGGGGAGATCGCCTGGCGGCGCTGGACCCAGCCGCGCCACCGCCCGATCTGGGCCTCCTGCTCCGCGTGCAGCTCCATCACGCCCACCGCTCGGTCGTGGCGGGCGGCTGCTGAGCGGCCTGCCACACCTGCCGCAGCGCGTCGGCCACGACCGTCCACTGCTCCTGCCGGTCGGCGAGCGCGGCCCGGCCCGAGGTCGTGATCGCGTAGTGCTTGCGCCGGCGCCCGGCCTCGGACGTGCCCCACGAGGAGGACACGTGGCCGAGGCGCTCGAGCCGGTGCAGCAGCGGGTAGAGCATGCCGTCGGTCCACTGCATGGAGCCGCCGGAGAGCTCGCTGACGCGCTTGAGGATCGCGTAGCCGTACAGGTCGCCGTCCGCCAGGATCCCCAGCACGAGCGGGGTGGCCGAGGCGGCGACCAGGTCCTTGTCGATGCGCACTGCGCCTCCTGATACCTAGGTGTGCTACGCATTGCACCCTAGCAGCGCTAGGTATGCAAGTGCGGCGCCGGAAACGACGGCGCGAGTCGGGCGGGGTGGGCACCACCGCCTCCTGCGCCTACAGTCGAAGCAGAGTTGCAGAAGAGAACGCCCCGAGGAGGTGGTGATCCGTGAGCACGCAGCCCGGCCTCGCCGCGCTCCCACTGAGCACGCCGCCGGAGGCGGAGGTCCGCCCCTCCCGCGGCGTCTACGCCTGGTGGCTGGACACCGACCGCTCCCCCACCCCGGAGGCGGCCGGGCTGCACCTGCCCGCGGTGCCGCGGCTCCGCCACTCGTCAGGGACGGCCGAGCTGCTCTACGTGGGCCGCGCCCGGCGCGACCTCCACCGGCGGATCAGCGGCCAGCACCTGCGGCGCACCCGCTCCTCCGCGCTGCGGCGCACGCTGCTCTCCGCCCTCCTCCCCGGGGACCCGTCCTGGCGAGACGGCGCCGCCGTGGATGGGCGGGGCCGCGTGGTCCTCGACGAGGCGCACGAGCAGCGGCTCACGGCGTGGATGCAGGAGCACCTGCTCCTCGGCTGGGCGGAGTGCGGGACGAAGGACGACGTCGACGCCCTCGAGCAGCACTGGGTCGCCGCGCACCAGCCGGCGCTCAACACCGAGGGCACCGGCCACGGCCCGGAGCTGACCGAGCTCAAGCGGGTCTTCCGCGAGGGCCTCCCCCAGCGGTCCTGAGCCCCCGAGCCCACCCGGACGCTCAGACGTCCCGGCGGGGGCGCCGGCGCCACTGCGCCCAGTCGGCGGAGATCGCGGCCGCGGTGCGCAGCAGGTGCGGCAGGTACTCGCCGGTGAGCGTCCCGAGCGGGGTCTCCGCGGCGTGGACGGTGATGTTGACGGTGGATTGGACGCGCCCGGCCTCGCCCAGCACCGGGGCCGCGATGGAGCGGACCCCGGGGGCGAGCTCCTCGTCGGCCACGGCCCACCCCCTGTCCCGCACGAGCGCCAGCTCCTCGAGCAGCCGCTCGCGGTCCACCGGTGCGATCCGGACGGAGGACCGGGACGGCGTGTCGAGCGCGGCGTGCACCTCCGCGGGCTCGAGCCCGGCGAGCAGCACCTTTCCCTGGGAGGTCACCGCGGCGGGGAACCGCGTGCCGAGCTCCACGCGCAGGGCGATGATCTTGGGCACGGACACCCGGGCGGTGTAGACGATGTCGGCGCCGTCCAGCTGGGCCATGGACGAGGACTCCCCCGTGCGGCCGACGAGCGCCTCCAGGTGGGGCCGCGCGATGTCCCACAGCCCCAGGGAGTCCACGTAGGACATCCCGAGGTCGACGACGCGGACGGTGAGCTGGAACTCCCGGTCGACCTGCCGCACGAACCCGAGCTCCTTGAGAGTCAGCAGCAGCCGGTGCGCGGTGGGCCGCGCCAGCCCGGTCGCGGAGGCCACGTCGCTCAAGGACATCCGCGGGTGGTCGGAGCCGAAGGCCTGGATGACGTCCAGACCGCGGGCGAGCGCCTCGACGAAGCCCGTGGTCTCACTGCGTCCCGACATGTGCGCCCTCTTCCGGTGGTGGTGGCCGTGCCCCCGGTGAGCGGCCCGGCCACCAGTCAGTGTAGGCACCCGCCACCCGACCGTCCGGTGACGCCTCCGCCGACTCTTGACATGTCACCGAATGTGAGTGAAAGTGATCCCCAACACAACGGACAGCTATCCGCATCGCGGACAGCGGGAGTTTCGGAGGCGCTCGTGAACAGCACAGAGGACCGGCCAGGCGGTGGGACCCGCCCGCTGGAGGGGGTCGTGGTCGCCGACTTCTCCCGCGTGCTGGCCGGCCCGTACGCCACGATGCTGCTGGCCGATCTGGGCGCCGAGGTGATCAAGGTGGAGAGCCCCGCGGGGGACGACACCCGCACCTGGGTTCCGCCGGTCCGCCCCGACGGGGTCTCCACGTACTACTCCGCGATCAACCGCAACAAGAAGTCCGTGGTCCTGGACTTCACGGACGAGGAGGACCTGAGCACGGCCCAGGCGCTGGCCCGGCGTGCCGACGTGGTGATCGAGAACTTCAAGCCCGGCGGTCTGCGCCGCTTCGGCCTCGACTACGCCACGGTCCGGGAGACCAACCCTCAGGTCGTCTACTGCTCGATCAGCGGCTTCGGCTCCGCGGCCGGCGCGTCCCTGCCCGGCTACGACCTCATCGTCCAGGCCATGTCCGGCCTGATGAGCCTCACG is from Kocuria rosea and encodes:
- a CDS encoding PadR family transcriptional regulator, with translation MRIDKDLVAASATPLVLGILADGDLYGYAILKRVSELSGGSMQWTDGMLYPLLHRLERLGHVSSSWGTSEAGRRRKHYAITTSGRAALADRQEQWTVVADALRQVWQAAQQPPATTERWA
- a CDS encoding LacI family DNA-binding transcriptional regulator, whose product is MGARPAVTLKALAAELGLNPSTVSRVLNDPKGLGSKWASPDTTERIFALAEERGYRKNPYAASLRTAKSHMIGVVVPRLQDYVLATMYEGIDEAASEHGYFTVVSNSLDDAAAHRAKAEKLLDRRADGLIFGDALFEDPFLDELAERGVAFTLVSRRSPGHRSVTCDDYAGGRMVAEHLVASGRRTFGLIAGNPRASTSIDRCAGFLDALAGHGLGVDPARVVPGGFDAPAGSAAAARILAVGPLPEAVFAVNDFAAIGALGVFAREGVTVPEDMALVGFNDTPLAGSVGLTTVRSPMHSIGRQGFEMLMDVLDGRDVESVRLPPELVVRTSA
- a CDS encoding GIY-YIG nuclease family protein, with product MSTQPGLAALPLSTPPEAEVRPSRGVYAWWLDTDRSPTPEAAGLHLPAVPRLRHSSGTAELLYVGRARRDLHRRISGQHLRRTRSSALRRTLLSALLPGDPSWRDGAAVDGRGRVVLDEAHEQRLTAWMQEHLLLGWAECGTKDDVDALEQHWVAAHQPALNTEGTGHGPELTELKRVFREGLPQRS
- a CDS encoding asparaginase, whose protein sequence is MTHIQLLGTGGTIASRGGGSTGSVATDTAADLSRNRYGELTVSARDVLTTGSYRLTLGELRAIAEAARDALADPANDGVVVTHGTDTLEETAFLLDLVHGSPKSVVLTGAQQPADSPAPDGPRNVEEAVLAAASPELRGSGVLISFDGTVRSARGARKAHTTASSPFQGGAEVAHMAGSGLVVTARPVRRDPLPLPPAAFDSTRVEIITAHTGATPDLFDFAVRSGAQAVVLAGSGVGNAGPGFAESVARAAGAGCAVVLSTRAPWGPVVPLYGNGGGTDLVAAGAVPSGDLNPLQARILAALLLSLGTSAAEFPGAFTAHL
- a CDS encoding polysaccharide deacetylase family protein translates to MSKKIYVSVGIDVDAVGGWLGSYGGEDSPGDISRGLFAGEVGVPRLLQLAQRREMPVTWFWPGHSVETFPKEFDAVVAAGHEIGVHGYSHENPIAMTREQETEILDYCTDLIERRSGKKPVGYVAPWWEFSGVTNEILLDRGFLYDHSLMHDDHTPYYVRVGDTWTKIDYEAASAKEWMKPLVRGEETDLIEIPASWYLDDLPPMMFIKSSPNSHGFVSPRDIEQLWKDQFDWVYREMDYAVFPLTIHPDVCGRPQNLLMLERLFDHIQGHDGVEFAFMEDVARDFAARSPRTSA
- a CDS encoding permease prefix domain 1-containing protein encodes the protein MELHAEQEAQIGRWRGWVQRRQAISPADVDELEDHLREQVADLRATGLDDDEAFLVAIKRMGNLDAVSHEFAREHSERLWKQLVLLPEDAEDAGAPPWRELGIVLALAVGAGLAVKAGTAWLGDEAVLARNLGLLVLPFLAGYFAWKRRLTARVVAALLVPFALLAVVLNVYPFVPGGSTELLAALHAPVVLWLLAGIAYTGGRWRSDSRRMDFVRFTGELVIYYTLLALGGAVLVGLTFGALQVLGIDLEPVLEDWILPFAVPGALVVAAWLVEAKQNVVENIAPVLTRVFTPLTILMLLSLLVVLTAAGGLVDVDRGLLILMDAILVLVLALLLYSISARDPLEPPGLFDGLQLVLVVAALAVDAVMLTAMLTRIAEFGSSPNKIAALGLNLLLLVHLVRAAWLSAGCLRGRRPFVELERWQTRYLPVYGVWAAVVVVVFPLVFAFA